In a single window of the Ramlibacter agri genome:
- a CDS encoding DUF2065 family protein, whose translation MSSQVFWAALALMLVFEGLFPFLSPGGWRKTFEKLLSLRDGQLRFFGLVSILLGLVALWATL comes from the coding sequence GTGAGCTCGCAGGTGTTCTGGGCCGCGCTGGCCCTGATGCTGGTGTTCGAAGGCTTGTTCCCCTTCCTGTCGCCGGGCGGGTGGCGCAAGACCTTCGAGAAGCTGCTCTCGCTGCGCGACGGGCAGCTGCGCTTCTTCGGGCTGGTGAGCATCCTGCTGGGGCTGGTCGCCCTCTGGGCGACCCTCTGA
- a CDS encoding ATP phosphoribosyltransferase regulatory subunit translates to MSAWVLPDHIADVLPSEARHIEELRRELLDTARAYGYELVMPPMLEHLESLLTGTGEALDLQTFKLVDQLSGRMLGLRADTTPQVARIDAHLLNRPGVTRLCYCGPVLHTRPDRPHATREPLQFGAEIYGHAGLEADAEALLLALDCLRATKVAPLTVDMADARIVRALVAGLGLDAPRLAALHAALATKDATELAALTKSFPAAESAALQALIGLYGDAKVLAEAAQVLPATPAIREALEQLKWLASRVEGAAVRFDLADLRGYAYYSGVRFGIYTPGASDALVRGGRYDEVGAVFGRNRPAVGFSLDVKELVGVAENRPLKAAIRAPWLDSGAADAAELRASIAALRRSGETVVCALPGHESTVDEFRCDRELARDAAGRWAVRAL, encoded by the coding sequence ATGTCCGCCTGGGTCCTGCCGGATCACATCGCCGATGTGTTGCCTTCCGAGGCCCGGCACATCGAAGAACTGCGCCGCGAATTGCTGGATACAGCCCGTGCCTACGGCTACGAGCTGGTGATGCCGCCCATGCTGGAGCACCTGGAGTCGCTCCTCACGGGGACCGGCGAAGCCCTGGACCTGCAGACCTTCAAGCTGGTCGACCAGCTGTCCGGCCGCATGCTGGGCCTGCGCGCCGATACCACGCCGCAGGTCGCCCGCATCGACGCCCACCTGCTGAACCGCCCCGGGGTCACCCGCCTGTGCTACTGCGGGCCGGTGCTGCACACTCGTCCCGACCGCCCGCACGCCACCCGCGAGCCGCTGCAGTTCGGCGCCGAGATCTACGGCCATGCCGGCCTGGAAGCCGACGCCGAAGCGCTGCTGCTGGCCCTGGACTGCCTGCGCGCCACCAAGGTCGCGCCGCTGACCGTGGACATGGCTGATGCCCGCATCGTGCGCGCGCTGGTCGCTGGCCTGGGCCTCGACGCCCCGCGCCTGGCGGCGCTGCACGCCGCCCTGGCGACCAAGGACGCGACCGAGCTGGCCGCGCTGACCAAGTCCTTCCCGGCCGCCGAAAGCGCCGCGCTGCAGGCCCTGATCGGCCTTTACGGCGACGCCAAGGTGCTGGCCGAGGCCGCCCAGGTGCTGCCCGCCACGCCGGCCATCCGCGAAGCGCTGGAGCAGCTGAAGTGGCTGGCCAGCCGCGTGGAAGGCGCCGCGGTCCGCTTCGACCTGGCCGACCTGCGCGGCTACGCCTACTACAGCGGCGTGCGCTTCGGCATCTACACGCCGGGCGCCAGCGACGCGCTGGTGCGCGGTGGCCGCTACGACGAGGTGGGCGCGGTGTTCGGCCGCAACCGCCCCGCCGTCGGCTTCAGCCTGGACGTGAAGGAACTCGTCGGCGTCGCTGAAAACCGTCCGCTGAAGGCCGCCATCCGCGCGCCCTGGCTGGACAGCGGCGCGGCGGATGCCGCCGAACTGCGCGCGTCCATCGCCGCGCTGCGCCGCTCCGGCGAGACCGTGGTCTGCGCATTGCCGGGCCACGAGAGCACGGTGGATGAATTCCGCTGCGACCGCGAACTGGCCCGTGACGCCGCCGGCCGCTGGGCCGTCCGCGCCCTCTGA
- a CDS encoding adenylosuccinate synthase, translated as MTKTTGRNVVVVGTQWGDEGKGKLVDWLTEMAQGVVRFQGGHNAGHTLVINGVKTALHLIPSGIMRPGVKCYIGNGVVLSPAKLLEEIEGLEKAGVEVRSRLRISEACPLILPFHAALDVAREAAREKGGTEKIGTTGRGIGPAYEDKIARRALRVQDLKHPERFAAKLKDLLDLHNFVLTQYLHAQPLDYQTVLDEALKHGEIIRPMMADVSRELNEGYLHGDNLLFEGAQGTLLDVDHGTYPYVTSSNCVAGNAAAGAGVGPGMLHYILGITKAYCTRVGGGPFPTELDWEKPGTVGYHLSTVGAEKGVTTGRSRRCGWFDAALLKRSAQVNGLSGLCITKLDVLDGLKELKLCTGYELDGEHIDILPMGADEIARCQPVYETLEGWTDSTVGVTQYDKLPVNARLYLQRIEQVTGVPVDIISTSPDRDHTIMMRHPYLAD; from the coding sequence ATGACGAAGACGACAGGCCGCAACGTGGTCGTGGTCGGCACCCAGTGGGGTGACGAAGGCAAGGGCAAGCTGGTCGACTGGCTGACCGAGATGGCGCAGGGCGTGGTCCGCTTCCAGGGCGGCCACAACGCCGGCCACACGCTGGTGATCAACGGCGTCAAGACGGCGCTGCACCTCATCCCCAGCGGCATCATGCGCCCGGGCGTGAAGTGCTACATCGGCAACGGCGTGGTGCTGTCGCCGGCCAAGCTGCTGGAAGAGATCGAAGGCCTGGAGAAGGCCGGCGTCGAAGTGCGCTCGCGCCTGCGCATCTCCGAAGCCTGCCCGCTGATCCTGCCCTTCCACGCCGCGCTGGACGTCGCGCGCGAAGCCGCCCGCGAAAAGGGCGGCACCGAGAAGATCGGCACCACCGGCCGCGGCATCGGCCCGGCCTACGAGGACAAGATCGCCCGCCGCGCGCTGCGTGTGCAGGACCTGAAGCACCCCGAGCGCTTCGCCGCCAAGCTGAAGGACTTGCTGGACCTGCACAACTTCGTGCTGACGCAGTACCTGCACGCCCAGCCGCTGGACTACCAGACGGTGCTGGACGAGGCGCTGAAGCACGGCGAAATCATCCGCCCGATGATGGCCGACGTCTCGCGCGAGCTGAACGAAGGTTACCTGCACGGCGACAACCTGCTGTTCGAAGGCGCGCAGGGCACGCTGCTGGACGTGGACCACGGCACCTACCCCTACGTCACCTCCAGCAACTGCGTGGCCGGCAATGCGGCCGCCGGCGCCGGCGTCGGCCCCGGCATGCTGCACTACATCCTGGGCATCACCAAGGCCTACTGCACCCGCGTGGGCGGCGGCCCGTTCCCGACCGAACTCGATTGGGAAAAGCCCGGCACCGTGGGCTACCACCTGTCCACCGTGGGCGCGGAAAAGGGCGTCACCACCGGCCGCTCGCGCCGCTGCGGCTGGTTCGACGCCGCGCTGCTGAAGCGCAGCGCCCAGGTGAACGGCCTGTCCGGCCTGTGCATCACCAAGCTGGACGTCCTGGACGGCCTGAAGGAGCTGAAGCTGTGCACCGGCTACGAGCTCGATGGCGAGCACATCGACATCCTGCCCATGGGCGCCGACGAGATCGCCCGCTGCCAGCCGGTGTACGAGACGCTGGAAGGCTGGACCGATTCGACCGTGGGCGTGACCCAGTACGACAAGCTGCCGGTCAACGCCCGCCTGTACCTGCAGCGGATCGAGCAGGTGACCGGCGTGCCGGTCGATATCATCTCGACCAGCCCGGATCGTGATCACACGATCATGATGCGCCACCCCTACCTCGCCGATTAA
- a CDS encoding phosphoribosyltransferase: protein MLTEDGKHLYVSYDEYHNLCEKLAIKVHQSGWEFDTILCLARGGMRPGDILSRIFDKPLAIMSTSSYRADAGTVQGHLDIAHYITTPRGEIAGKVLLVDDLADSGHTLHKVVEMLRTKYAKITELRSAVIWTKGLSTFTSDYSVDYLPTNPWIHQPFETYDSMRPEKLIEKWKI, encoded by the coding sequence ATGTTGACGGAAGACGGCAAGCACCTGTACGTCAGTTACGACGAGTACCACAACCTCTGCGAGAAGCTCGCGATCAAGGTGCACCAGTCGGGCTGGGAATTCGACACCATCCTGTGCCTGGCCCGCGGCGGCATGCGCCCGGGGGACATCCTCTCGCGCATCTTCGACAAGCCCCTGGCGATCATGTCGACCAGCTCCTACCGCGCCGACGCCGGCACGGTGCAGGGCCACCTGGACATCGCCCACTACATCACCACGCCGCGCGGCGAGATCGCGGGCAAGGTGCTGCTGGTGGACGACCTGGCGGACTCGGGCCACACCCTGCACAAGGTGGTGGAGATGCTGCGCACCAAGTACGCCAAGATCACCGAGCTGCGCAGCGCGGTGATCTGGACCAAGGGCCTGTCCACCTTCACGTCGGACTACTCGGTGGACTACCTGCCCACCAACCCCTGGATCCACCAGCCCTTCGAGACCTACGACTCGATGCGGCCGGAAAAGCTGATCGAGAAGTGGAAGATCTGA
- a CDS encoding GAF domain-containing protein translates to MLLDYSPDDLDVQIAELLVATADTADEAVDGHVQEVLKLLREKMGMDVVFVSRFGDGRRTILRVEHRPGVNVLRPGASDPLEESWCQHVVDGRLPRLVHDARPFVAAKKVPAPPFPIGTHLSTPVAARDGATFGTLCCFSFQPREGVGEQDLKRLQYAAELLTARLQKAQPPARELSLAPQSPRRP, encoded by the coding sequence ATGCTGCTGGATTACTCCCCCGATGACCTCGATGTGCAGATCGCCGAACTGCTGGTCGCCACCGCCGACACCGCCGACGAAGCGGTGGACGGCCACGTGCAGGAGGTGCTGAAGCTCCTGCGCGAAAAGATGGGGATGGACGTCGTCTTCGTGTCGCGCTTTGGCGACGGCCGCCGCACCATCCTGCGGGTGGAGCACCGCCCGGGCGTGAACGTGTTGCGGCCCGGGGCGTCGGACCCGCTGGAGGAGAGCTGGTGCCAGCACGTGGTGGACGGCCGCCTGCCGCGACTGGTGCACGACGCCCGGCCCTTCGTGGCGGCGAAGAAGGTGCCGGCCCCGCCCTTCCCCATCGGCACGCACCTCAGCACGCCGGTCGCCGCGCGTGACGGTGCCACCTTCGGCACCCTGTGCTGCTTCAGCTTCCAGCCGCGCGAAGGCGTCGGCGAGCAGGACCTGAAGCGCCTGCAGTACGCCGCGGAACTGCTCACCGCGCGGCTGCAGAAAGCGCAGCCGCCCGCGCGGGAGCTCTCGCTGGCGCCGCAATCACCGCGCCGCCCATGA
- a CDS encoding PLP-dependent transferase produces the protein MTKPVTELIHHPYLPPAGFHAPQPGVYKASTVIFPNVAAMRARDWKHKNGYTYGLHGTPTTFLLEERIAALEHGEQCVLVPSGLAAIANVDLALLHAGDELLLPDNVYGPSKALANGELKNWGITHQLYDPMKPADLEARIGPKTKLVWVEAPGSVTMEFPPLGELARVCKAKGVLCALDNTWGAGLAFDGFAAGADIVAQALTKYPSGGGDVLMGSIVTRDQELHEQLKLTHMRLGWGVAGNDAEAVLRSLPSLDVRYRAQDRAARELARWLRGRVEVAQVLHPALSGSPGYENWKALCGIDGLAAGLFSVVFDGRFQAAQVDAFCDRLKLFKLGYSWGGPISLVVPYDIPAMRTAQLGTWTQPGILVRFSVGLEAVEDLRADLEQALEALRGKS, from the coding sequence ATGACCAAGCCCGTGACTGAGCTGATTCACCATCCTTACCTGCCTCCGGCAGGATTTCACGCGCCGCAGCCCGGCGTGTACAAGGCCTCGACGGTCATCTTCCCCAACGTCGCCGCCATGCGGGCGCGCGACTGGAAGCACAAGAACGGCTACACCTACGGCCTGCACGGCACGCCCACGACCTTCCTGCTGGAGGAGCGCATCGCCGCCCTGGAGCACGGCGAGCAGTGCGTGCTGGTGCCCAGCGGCCTCGCCGCCATCGCCAACGTGGACCTCGCGCTGTTGCACGCGGGCGACGAGTTGCTGCTGCCGGACAACGTCTACGGCCCGAGCAAGGCCCTCGCCAACGGCGAGCTGAAGAACTGGGGCATCACCCACCAGCTGTACGACCCGATGAAGCCGGCCGACCTGGAGGCGCGCATCGGGCCCAAGACGAAGCTGGTGTGGGTGGAAGCCCCGGGCTCGGTGACGATGGAGTTCCCGCCCCTCGGCGAGCTGGCCCGGGTCTGCAAGGCCAAGGGCGTCCTGTGCGCCCTGGACAACACCTGGGGCGCGGGGCTGGCCTTCGATGGCTTCGCCGCCGGCGCCGACATCGTGGCGCAGGCCCTCACCAAGTACCCCAGCGGCGGCGGCGACGTGCTGATGGGAAGCATCGTCACGCGCGACCAGGAACTGCACGAGCAATTGAAGCTGACGCACATGCGCCTGGGCTGGGGCGTGGCGGGCAACGACGCCGAGGCGGTGCTGCGTTCGCTGCCCAGCCTGGACGTGCGCTATCGCGCCCAGGACCGCGCCGCGCGCGAGCTGGCGCGCTGGCTGCGCGGGCGCGTGGAGGTGGCGCAGGTGCTGCATCCGGCCCTGAGCGGCTCGCCCGGCTACGAGAACTGGAAGGCGCTGTGCGGCATCGACGGCCTGGCCGCGGGCCTGTTCTCCGTGGTGTTCGACGGCCGCTTCCAGGCGGCGCAGGTCGACGCCTTCTGCGACCGCCTGAAGCTGTTCAAGCTCGGTTATTCCTGGGGCGGCCCGATCAGCCTGGTGGTGCCCTACGACATCCCCGCCATGCGCACCGCGCAGTTGGGGACCTGGACGCAGCCGGGCATCCTGGTGCGATTCTCCGTGGGCCTGGAGGCCGTGGAAGACCTGCGGGCGGACCTGGAGCAGGCCCTCGAGGCGCTGCGCGGCAAATCGTGA
- a CDS encoding DUF2189 domain-containing protein — MNEALPPAAPALPHVRRLAFGAPLAWLARGARDLRRQPGIALFYGACFWAMAAVLAAVFRSKPEYTMTIVSGCLLVGPFLAMGLYEVSRRLERGERPDFGSSLTCWQRHLGSMGLLVLVLTLLELLWGRASLVVFAVFFDTGMPSTASVLQAVFNPRNWEFLAVYLVVGGLFAALVFCTTAVSIPMILDRDTDAITAALTSFQAVLQNAGAMLLWGALVVALTLLALWPWSLGLLVVGPWLGHATWHAYRDAVTWD, encoded by the coding sequence GTGAACGAAGCCCTGCCGCCGGCCGCTCCGGCCCTGCCGCACGTGCGCAGGCTGGCGTTCGGCGCGCCGCTGGCCTGGCTGGCCCGCGGCGCGCGGGACCTGCGGCGGCAGCCGGGGATCGCGCTGTTCTACGGCGCCTGCTTCTGGGCGATGGCAGCGGTCCTGGCGGCGGTGTTCCGGAGCAAGCCGGAATACACGATGACCATCGTCTCCGGCTGCCTGCTGGTGGGGCCTTTCCTGGCGATGGGCCTCTACGAAGTCAGCCGGCGGCTGGAACGGGGCGAGCGGCCCGACTTCGGCTCGTCGCTCACCTGCTGGCAGCGCCACCTGGGGAGCATGGGCCTGCTGGTCCTGGTGCTGACCTTGCTGGAGCTGCTGTGGGGCCGCGCCTCGCTGGTGGTGTTCGCGGTGTTCTTCGACACCGGCATGCCGTCGACGGCCAGCGTGCTGCAGGCGGTGTTCAACCCGCGCAACTGGGAGTTCCTGGCCGTCTACCTGGTGGTGGGCGGCTTGTTCGCGGCCCTGGTCTTCTGCACCACCGCGGTCTCGATCCCGATGATCCTGGACCGCGACACCGATGCCATCACGGCGGCCCTCACCAGCTTCCAGGCCGTGTTGCAGAACGCGGGTGCGATGCTGCTGTGGGGCGCGCTGGTCGTGGCGCTCACGCTGCTGGCGCTTTGGCCCTGGAGCCTGGGGCTGCTGGTGGTCGGCCCGTGGCTGGGGCACGCCACCTGGCATGCCTATCGCGACGCGGTGACCTGGGATTAG
- the mnmH gene encoding tRNA 2-selenouridine(34) synthase MnmH, which produces MSVVNIPAAEAIARLGGFDAVIDARSESEYAEDRLPGAINWPSLNDAERAEVGTLYKQVNPFEARKRGAHLVAANISRHIAAGVMDKPKGWQPLVYCWRGGQRSNSLALVLGQIGFRVHLVEGGYKAFRAAVLADLPALAQKLQYRVVCGPTGSGKTRLLQALEAAGAQVLDLEALASHRSSVLGLIPGQPQPTQKRFDTLVWEKLRGFDPARPVFVESESRKVGNLAVPEALITAMRASACLRLELSEDERVKLLLEDYAFFAQDPEFFCARLEALVQLRGREQVKSWQAQVRAGQVEDVVRELLVKHYDPGYASSTARNFKSFGDAPVIAPRDRTPEAMAELARTLVS; this is translated from the coding sequence ATGAGCGTGGTGAACATTCCTGCCGCCGAGGCCATCGCGCGCCTGGGCGGCTTCGACGCGGTCATCGACGCGCGCAGCGAGTCGGAGTATGCCGAAGACCGGCTGCCAGGCGCGATCAACTGGCCCTCGCTGAACGACGCCGAGCGCGCCGAGGTCGGCACGCTATACAAGCAGGTCAACCCCTTCGAGGCGCGCAAGCGCGGCGCCCACCTGGTGGCGGCGAACATCTCGCGCCACATCGCCGCCGGCGTGATGGACAAGCCCAAGGGCTGGCAGCCGCTGGTGTACTGCTGGCGCGGCGGCCAGCGCAGCAACTCGCTGGCGCTGGTGCTGGGGCAGATCGGCTTCCGCGTGCACCTGGTGGAAGGCGGCTACAAGGCCTTCCGCGCGGCGGTGCTGGCGGACCTGCCGGCGCTCGCGCAAAAGCTGCAGTACCGCGTGGTCTGCGGCCCCACCGGCTCCGGCAAGACGCGCCTGCTGCAGGCCCTGGAAGCCGCCGGCGCGCAAGTGCTGGACCTGGAGGCGCTGGCCAGCCATCGCAGCTCGGTGCTGGGGCTCATCCCCGGGCAGCCGCAGCCGACGCAGAAGCGCTTCGATACCCTGGTCTGGGAGAAGCTGCGCGGCTTCGACCCGGCGCGCCCCGTGTTCGTCGAGAGCGAGAGCCGCAAGGTCGGCAACCTGGCGGTGCCGGAAGCGCTGATCACGGCCATGCGGGCGAGCGCCTGCCTGCGCCTGGAGCTGTCCGAGGACGAGCGCGTGAAGCTGCTGCTGGAGGACTACGCCTTCTTCGCGCAGGACCCGGAGTTCTTCTGCGCCCGGCTGGAAGCGCTGGTGCAGTTGCGTGGCCGCGAACAGGTGAAGTCGTGGCAGGCCCAGGTGCGCGCGGGACAGGTGGAGGACGTGGTGCGCGAGCTGCTGGTGAAGCACTACGACCCGGGCTATGCGAGTTCGACCGCGCGGAACTTCAAGAGCTTCGGCGACGCGCCAGTGATCGCGCCGCGGGACCGCACGCCGGAAGCGATGGCCGAACTCGCGCGGACCCTCGTTTCCTAA
- a CDS encoding arylesterase, producing MRSAAWTRRDFIAAGLAAAYAGASAAAPGAPPVILVVGDSLSAEYGLKRGSGWVALLEQRLAREKIPAKVVNASISGDTTAGGRSRLPGLLNQLKPTHVILELGANDALRGLPLAMTEDNLNAMTQAAQKAGARVLLVGMQVPPNYGSDYTQRFGAVFPKVAKDNKAGLVPFLLHNVADVPDGLRMFQADRIHPKEEAHPLILDNVWPELKKQLK from the coding sequence ATGCGTTCTGCGGCTTGGACGCGGCGTGACTTTATCGCGGCTGGATTAGCAGCCGCTTACGCGGGTGCCTCCGCCGCGGCGCCGGGCGCCCCGCCGGTCATCCTGGTCGTGGGCGACTCGCTCAGCGCCGAGTATGGCCTGAAGCGGGGCAGCGGCTGGGTGGCTTTGCTGGAGCAGCGGCTGGCCAGGGAGAAAATCCCCGCCAAGGTGGTCAACGCCAGCATCAGCGGCGACACCACGGCCGGCGGCCGCTCGCGCCTGCCCGGGCTGCTGAACCAGCTGAAGCCCACCCACGTGATCCTGGAGCTGGGCGCCAACGACGCCCTGCGCGGGCTGCCGCTGGCGATGACCGAGGACAACCTGAACGCCATGACGCAGGCGGCGCAGAAGGCCGGCGCCCGGGTGCTGCTGGTGGGCATGCAGGTGCCGCCCAACTACGGCAGCGACTACACGCAGCGCTTCGGCGCGGTGTTCCCCAAGGTGGCTAAGGACAACAAGGCGGGGCTGGTGCCCTTCCTGCTGCACAACGTGGCCGACGTGCCGGACGGCCTGCGCATGTTCCAGGCCGACCGCATCCACCCCAAGGAAGAGGCGCATCCGCTGATCCTGGACAACGTCTGGCCGGAACTGAAGAAGCAGTTGAAATGA
- a CDS encoding ABC transporter ATP-binding protein — translation MSEPIISIQHVYKSVTDSTGTLDILRDIDFALAPRETAAIVGASGSGKSTLLSIIAGLDTPTRGRVLLAGQDLFTLDEDERAALRARQVGFVFQSFQLMGNLTALENVMLPLELAGRRDARKAAAEMLARVGLSERLGHYPRVLSGGEQQRVALARAFVVQPAVLLADEPTGSLDFATGETVMNLMFDLNREQGTTLVLVTHDRGIAERCDRRITIDAGRVGSDTGAITA, via the coding sequence ATGTCCGAACCCATCATCTCCATCCAGCACGTCTACAAATCCGTCACCGATTCCACGGGGACGCTCGACATTCTCCGCGATATCGATTTCGCCCTGGCGCCGCGGGAAACCGCGGCCATCGTAGGCGCCTCGGGCTCGGGCAAGAGCACGCTGCTGTCGATCATCGCCGGCCTGGACACGCCCACCCGCGGCCGGGTGTTGCTGGCCGGCCAGGACCTGTTCACGCTGGACGAGGACGAGCGGGCGGCGCTGCGGGCCCGCCAGGTGGGTTTCGTGTTCCAGAGCTTCCAGCTGATGGGGAACCTGACGGCGCTGGAAAACGTGATGCTGCCGCTGGAACTGGCCGGCCGGCGCGACGCCCGCAAGGCTGCCGCCGAGATGCTGGCCCGGGTCGGGCTGTCCGAACGGCTGGGGCACTACCCCCGCGTGCTTTCGGGCGGCGAACAGCAGCGCGTGGCGCTGGCCCGCGCCTTTGTCGTGCAGCCGGCCGTGCTGCTGGCCGACGAGCCGACCGGCAGCCTGGACTTCGCCACCGGCGAGACGGTGATGAACCTGATGTTCGACCTGAACCGGGAACAAGGCACGACCCTGGTGCTGGTGACGCACGACCGCGGCATCGCCGAGCGTTGCGACCGCCGCATCACCATCGACGCCGGACGGGTCGGCAGCGACACCGGCGCGATCACCGCATAG
- the rlmB gene encoding 23S rRNA (guanosine(2251)-2'-O)-methyltransferase RlmB translates to MSTSPKVLFGFHAVGVRLRTAPGSIIEIYVEATRKDARMRQFLHKVQEAGLRTIEGDALRLAKLAGSAGHQGVVARVAPIPVQTSLDDLLDGLEGPPLLLVLDGVTDPHNLGACLRVADGAGAHAVIAPKDHAVGINATVAKVASGAAETVPYFMVTNLARTLGELKERSIWCLGLSDEADHSLYQSDLKTPTALVLGAEGTGLRQLTRKTCDGLVSIPMLGGVESLNVSVASGICLYEAVRQRQAK, encoded by the coding sequence ATGTCGACTTCCCCCAAAGTCCTGTTCGGTTTCCACGCCGTGGGCGTGCGCCTGCGTACCGCGCCAGGCTCCATCATCGAAATCTACGTCGAGGCGACGCGCAAGGACGCGCGCATGCGGCAATTCCTCCACAAGGTCCAGGAGGCCGGGCTGCGCACCATCGAGGGCGATGCCCTGCGCCTGGCCAAGCTGGCCGGCAGCGCCGGCCACCAGGGCGTGGTGGCACGCGTCGCGCCGATTCCGGTGCAGACCTCGCTCGACGACCTGCTGGATGGCCTGGAAGGCCCGCCGCTGCTGCTGGTGCTGGATGGCGTGACCGATCCGCACAACCTCGGTGCCTGCCTGCGCGTGGCCGATGGCGCCGGCGCGCACGCCGTGATCGCGCCCAAGGACCACGCCGTGGGCATCAATGCCACGGTGGCCAAGGTGGCCAGTGGCGCCGCCGAGACGGTGCCGTACTTCATGGTGACCAACCTGGCCCGCACCCTGGGCGAGTTGAAGGAGCGCAGCATCTGGTGCCTGGGCCTCTCGGACGAGGCCGACCATTCGCTGTACCAGAGCGACCTGAAGACGCCCACGGCGCTGGTGCTCGGTGCCGAGGGCACCGGCCTGCGCCAGCTGACGCGCAAGACCTGCGATGGGCTGGTGTCCATTCCCATGCTGGGCGGGGTCGAGAGCCTGAACGTCTCCGTGGCCAGTGGCATCTGCCTGTACGAGGCGGTGCGACAGCGGCAGGCAAAATGA
- a CDS encoding FAD-dependent oxidoreductase, with the protein MTWDLVVVGASFAGLACARSAALAGLSVLVLEKKTSSGARLHTTGLIVKDAIDEVAWLRELPSHLVRRIDGVRMYAPNLRHLDLHAPGYYFWATDTTGLLDWMVGSVRAAGAEVRLETLFTEARWHEAERQWTIPLAGGEELRARYLVGADGPFSRVAKSLGLSQNREFLFGVEHEYSDAEMERNFLHCFLDRELAPGYIGWAVSSVGTAQIGLARRVQPGSGHGRLRLDALLAKTAGVVRPVGEPRSVRAGMIPCGGLLPRVAQPGALLVGDAAGLVSPATAGGIKTALLHGQQAGEAVAAFRAGRAADPAEWLPAKFPSFRTKRLVRRLFEILQNDWAFNVLLGTAPMRKLAEEVYFHRKAHAELGAKP; encoded by the coding sequence ATGACCTGGGACCTGGTCGTGGTCGGCGCGAGCTTCGCCGGCCTCGCATGCGCCCGGTCCGCGGCGCTGGCCGGCCTGTCCGTGCTGGTCCTGGAAAAGAAGACGAGCTCCGGCGCGCGGCTGCACACGACGGGCCTGATCGTCAAGGATGCGATCGACGAGGTCGCCTGGCTGCGCGAGCTGCCGTCCCACCTGGTGCGGCGCATCGACGGCGTGCGGATGTATGCCCCCAACCTGCGCCACCTGGACCTGCATGCGCCGGGCTATTACTTCTGGGCCACGGACACGACAGGCTTGCTGGACTGGATGGTGGGCTCGGTGCGCGCGGCCGGCGCTGAGGTGCGGCTGGAAACGCTCTTCACCGAAGCGCGCTGGCACGAGGCCGAGCGCCAGTGGACCATCCCGCTCGCGGGCGGCGAGGAACTGCGGGCGCGCTATCTCGTGGGCGCCGACGGGCCGTTCTCGCGCGTGGCCAAGTCGCTGGGCCTGTCGCAGAACCGCGAGTTCCTGTTCGGCGTGGAGCACGAATACTCGGACGCCGAGATGGAGCGCAACTTCCTGCACTGCTTCCTGGACCGCGAGCTCGCGCCGGGCTACATCGGCTGGGCGGTGTCCAGCGTGGGCACGGCGCAGATCGGCCTGGCGCGCCGCGTGCAGCCCGGCTCCGGCCATGGCCGCCTGCGGCTCGATGCGCTGCTGGCGAAGACGGCCGGCGTCGTGCGGCCGGTGGGCGAGCCGCGCTCGGTGCGCGCCGGCATGATTCCCTGCGGGGGCCTGCTGCCGCGCGTGGCGCAACCCGGCGCGCTGCTGGTGGGCGACGCGGCGGGCCTGGTTTCGCCGGCCACCGCCGGCGGCATCAAGACCGCGCTGCTGCATGGCCAGCAGGCGGGCGAAGCGGTGGCTGCTTTCCGCGCTGGCCGCGCCGCGGATCCGGCCGAATGGCTGCCGGCGAAGTTTCCGAGCTTCCGCACCAAGCGCCTGGTGCGCCGGCTGTTCGAGATCCTGCAGAACGACTGGGCCTTCAACGTGCTGCTGGGGACGGCGCCCATGCGCAAGCTGGCGGAGGAGGTGTACTTCCACCGCAAGGCGCATGCGGAGCTCGGGGCGAAGCCTTGA